One Nocardiopsis gilva YIM 90087 genomic window, CGTTGCGCGTCCTCATTGCCGGATCCGTGCATGCGGATGGCGAGGATCGCGATGTCGTCGCCGCGTCCCGCCGGGACCAGCTCGGTCAGGGCGGTGGCGATGGACTGGACGCCCTGGTCGTGGCGGTCGCGGACGATCGTGCCGACCTGCTGCAGGCCGGCGTCCATGGTGAACTCGGAGCTTTCCAGCAGCCCGTCGGAGCACATGAGCAGGCTCTCGCCGGGCCGCAGGCGCCGGGTGGAGACGGGGTACTTGGCGTCGGCGTCGACGCCCACGGGCGGGCCGGTCTCCGGCTCCCACAGTTCGAAGGCCTCCGAGGTGCCGACCACGGCCGGAGGCTGGCCGGCCCAGGCGGCCTGCATTTCGCCGCTGTCGAGGTCGAGGACGAGGTAGCCGCAGGTGGCGAAGACGATCTCGCCGGTCTCGCCGAGGAGGCGGTTGGTTTCGGCCAGTACGGTTCCGGGGTCGCCCTGGTTGGTGGCGTAGGCCCGGAACGCCACGCGGATCTGCCCCATGGCGGCCGCGGCCTCCACTCCGTGGCCCTGGACGTCGCCGACGACGAGGCCGACCTTGCTGTCGGGGAGCTGGATGACGTCGTAGAAGTCGCCGCAGACGCGCCACCCGGCGCGGGCGGGCAGGTAGCGGACGGCGATGTCGAGGGCGTCGAAGCCGGGGATCAGGGGCGGGAGCATGCGCCGCTGCATGGCGTCGGCCAGTTCCAGCTCGGCCTGCTGGCGGCTGACGCGCTGCAGGGCCTGGCCGGCCAGCCCGGCGAGGGTCAGCATGAGGGCGCGCTCGTCGGGGGTGGCGTGGTGCGGCTGGTTCCAGGCGACCTGCCAGACGCCGAGGGCGACCCTGCGGTCGCCGAAGATGGGGACCGTGGCCCAGGACTGCGCGCTGGTGTGGTGCAGGATCTCGGCGGCGGCGGGGAAGCGTTCGAGCGCCTCGGCCCGGCTCTCGAAGAAGCGCGGTTGCCGGTCCTGGACGACCGCGCCCATGGGGTAGGCGGTGTCGGCGGCGTCGCGGCCGTCGATCATGGCGATGGCGTCGGTCTTGCGGATCGACGCGGGGGACGCGCGGAGCACACCGTCGACGACGAGCATGACGTGTGCGGTGGTTCCGCCGAAGATCGGCACGAACTCCTCGGTGAGGAGGCCGGTGACCTCGTCGATGGTGGTGGCCGAGACAAGTTTCGCCGCCAGTTCGGTGACTTGGCGCCCTTGCGCGGCCTCGATTCTGCGCCGGTCGGCGAGGCGGCGGACCAGCTGCACGTGCTCGGTGACGTCGTCGATGATGCCGATCAGCCGGGGCTGGTCCCCGTCGACGAAGCGGGCGCGGGCGTGCAGCGCGTGCTCGTCGCCGGACTGGTCGAACATGCGGAAGCGCTGCTCGTAGTCGCGGCCCTGGTGGGAGGCCTCCAGTGCGTCGCGGACGCGGGCGATGTCGTCGCGGTGGACCTGGGCCAGGCAGTCCTCGAGGTCGCGGGCGTCGCCGGCCAGCATGCGGCCCAGGGGTGAGGGGCCGAAGAGCTCGCTGAGCCGCCCCGTCCGCAGGTCGAGGGTCCACAGGACGGCGCCGGAGTTCTCGGTGCGCAGCTCGGTGAGGATGCGCAGGGTCTCTTCGTCGGGCAGCGGTTCGCGGAAGAGGATCGCCGCACAGGAGGGGCCGCGGCGGGCGCCGTCACCGTTGTCGGCGTCGCTGGGTCTGGCGGAGGGGATCGCGTTGACGGCCTCGGCCGGGTCGGCCGCGCCGGTGCCGTTGCTGGTGTCCGGCTCGGCGGCGCTGGCGGCCTCGGGCAGTGTGCGGAGTTCGACGACCATCCGCAGGGGCTCGTTGCCGGGGACGGTCAGCCGCAGGATCCGGGATCCGCCGCCGCCAGCGGCGGACATCCCGGCACGGTGCAGGTCCCAGCCGGTGCCGCGGTCGCTTTCGGCCAGGAGCTCGGGCCAGAATCGGCCGCGCAGCGAGGACGGCGCTCGGTCCGCGAGGGCGCCGAACGCCTCGTTCGCCTCCAGGATGTGTCCCCCGCTGTCGGCGACGAGCATGGCGATCGGGGCATGCCGGAACGCCATGCCGACGTGATCTCCCAGCGTGGCCGGGTCAACGCCGGGCACTGCGGAGGAACCGGCGAAGCCACCGGTTGAGCCGGTTGTGCCGTTCACGTAATCGATCATCCCTGTGTCGTCCCGGAGGTCTCTACCCGCGCCCGTGCACGCTCTCCCCAGAGACATCCGATTCGGCTTAGTTTAGCGACAGGACCGCCGGTCCGGGCAGGTGGAGAGCGCCTCCCACATTGCGCCCGCGGTGCGTCGATTCCCTCTCCGACCGTGCAGGACATTTTATCCCGACTGTACGAAAATCAGTCATAAGGGAAAAACCCCATCGAATCAACACTTGGCGGAGGGGGCATTTTTCCGTAATCGTTACTACGGCGTGACCGCTTCCCCAGTGGCCCCGCATTGAGCAGGACCCAGGTTACGCCACAGAGCCGCCGATCATGACCCCGCACCCCGCGGGTCCCAACGAGAGATCGCGCGATTGGCGCCGATTCCCAACGGTCCCGGCCGCACCACGCACTTCGCCCCTGAAACATGCCGCAACCGGACAGCTTGCACCAAGCTTTAAGAAGGTACAAGCCTCTACAATTCACCCATGTGCGAATCAACGCCCCGCCCCCAGGGAATCTGTCGAGCGCACCTGATCGTCCGCAACTGGACCTGCCGCCTGTGCAGCTATAGCAACCCCGATAGTGAGACCATCTGCTGCCTGCAATGCGGCGCGGCAAAGAAGTAAATCCCGCACCACCCCCTCATCCGCCCCCACTGTACGCCTCTGCGCATGGCCGGACAGGGACTCCAGACGATACTTCCCCGCCTTATGGCCCAATGGCCCAGGAATTCTCGTTCCGCACCGGCAGCGCTCACGCCGTCAGCCACGCCGCGCGACCGATGTCCGGCATCGGGCGACGCGATTCCCCGCTACTCCGCTCAACTCCCTCCCCCCAGAACAGCACCAGGGGCGTGCGTCGCGACGCACGCCCCTGGTGGTGATCTCGCCGGTGGACCCGCCGTCTCGGCGGTATCCGTGCTCTCGGTCTACGCGCTCGTCCCCGGCTTCTCCGCCTTCTCGGCCTTCTCGCCCTTGCCCGCCTCCGGGTCCGCGTCGATTCCGGCCTCGCGCCGCTGGAAGACGGTGATCGGCGTCGGCGCACCCGTCAGGGGGTCGCCGCCCGACGCGGTCTTCGGGAACGCGATGACATCGCGGATGGACTCGCTGTGCGTCAGCAGCGCGATGATCCGGTCCCAACCGAAGGCGATACCGCCGTGCGGCGGCGGGCCGAACTTGAACGCCTCAAGCAGGAAGCCGAACTTCGCCTCGGCCTCGGCCTTGCTGATCCCCAGCACGTCGAAGACCCGCTGCTGGACCTCGCCGCGGTGGATACGGATCGAGCCGCCGCCGATCTCCGAGCCGTTGCACACCATGTCGTAGGCGTAGGCCAGGGCGTTGCCCGGGTCCTTGTGGAAGGTGTCGGCCCACTCGGGCTTCGGACCGGTGAACGGGTGGTGCACCGAGGTCCAGCCGCTGTCGCCGTCCTCCTCGAACATCGGGGCGTCGACGATCCACAGGAAGGACCACTGCGACTCGTCGATGAGACCGAGCCGGTGCCCGATCTCCAGGCGAGCGGCGCCCAGCAGCTCCTGGGAGGGGCGGCGCTCCCCGGCCGCGAAGAAGACCGCGTCGCCCGACGTCGCACCGACGGCGTCGACCAGACCGGCGCGCTCCTCCTCCGAGAGGTTCTTGGCGACCGGGCCGCCGAGCGTGCCGTCCTCCTGGACCAGCACGTAGGCCAGGCCCTTGGCGCCGCGCGCCTTGGCCCACTCCTGCCACCCGTCGAGCTCCTTGCGGGTCTGGGTGGCGCCGCCGGGCATCACCACGGCGCCCACATAGGGCGCCTGGAAGACGCGGAACGGCGTGTGGGTGAAGAACTCGGTGAGCTCGGTGAGCTCCTGGCCGAAGCGCAGGTCGGGCTTGTCCGAGCCGAAGCGGTCCATGGCCTCGAGGAACGGCATGCGCGGCAGCGGCAGGGGGACCTCGTACCCCAGCACCTCGCTCCACAGGCGCGCGATCAGCTCCTCGCCCACCTGGATGACGTCGTCCTGGTCGACGAAGCTCATCTCGATGTCGATCTGGGTGAACTCCGGCTGCCGGTCGGCCCGGAAGTCCTCGTCGCGGAAGCAGCGGGCGATCTGGTAGTAGCGCTCCATCCCGCCGACCATCAGCAGCTGCTTGAACAGCTGCGGCGACTGCGGAAGCGCGTACCAGTGGCCGGGCTGCAGGCGGACGGGGACCAGGAAGTCGCGCGCGCCCTCGGGCGTCGACCGGGTCAGGTTCGGCGTCTCGATGTTGACGAACCCGTGCTTGCGCATGACGTCGTGCACCGCATAGGTGGCCGTGGAGCGCGTGCGCAGCGCAGCGGCCCGTTCCGGACGCCGGATGTCCAGGTAGCGGTAGTGGAGCCGGGCCTCCTCCGAGATGTCCTGCGAGCCGTCCAGCGGGAACGGCAGCGGGGCGGCCTCGCTCAGCACCTCGATCTCGTTGGCGACGACCTCGATCGCGCCCGTGGGGATGTCGGGGTTCTCGTTGCCTTCCGGGCGGACGCGAACCTTGCCGGTCACCTTGATGCAGTACTCGGCACGCAGGTCGTGGGCGAGGTCGTCCTCGCGCACCACGACCTGCACCACACCGGAGGCTTCGCGCAGGTCGAGGAAGACCACGCCGCCGTGGTCGCGGCGGCGCGCCACCCACCCGGCAAGGACGACGGTCTCGTCAGCATGCTCGGCGCGCAGGGCACCGGCGTCATGCGTGCGGATCAACGGGGTTCTCCTTCAACGTTCTCAAGTATCTACTCATCTTGCCTGACGTGCGCGAAGTGCCGGTCCATCGCAGCGGGCGCGGTGATCACACCGATCACGGCGACCGGCCCCGGTGGCGGCCCCGGCCAGGACGGTCCGGGCCGCCGCATCGGACCGATCGCACGCACCACGGTGACCGTTGTCATCGTGTGTCATCGAGGCGATCGCGGACCTGCGACAACAGCCGGCGCCGCCACCCCGGTCCGCGCGGACGCACCGGGCTAGCGGCCGGTGATATCTCGCAGGAACGGGTTGGTGGCGCGCTCGCGGCCGATGGTGGTCTGCGGACCGTGGCCGGGAAGCACCGCGGTGTCCTCGGGGTGGTTCGCGCAGACCTGGTCCAGGCTGTGCAGGATCTCCCCGTGGTCGCCGCCGGGGAAGTCGGTGCGGCCGATCGAGCCGGCGAACAGCAGGTCGCCGGTGAACAGGACGCCGGGGTGGTCGTCGGCGCCCGGAAGGGCGAAGGCCACCGAACCGGGCGTGTGGCCGGGGACGTGCTCGACGCCGATGCGGAGCCCGGCGTACTCCAGCGTCTCGCCGCCCGCCAGCTCCACCAGGTCGTCGGGTTCGCCCGGCGTGGCGTCGCCGAGCAGGCCCGACAGCTGCGCGGCCAGGGCGGCGTCGAGCCCCTTGCCGGGGTCGGTGAGCAGCGCGCGGTCGGCGGAGTGGATGTGGACGGGAACGCCGTAGGCCGCGCCCACCTGCGCCGCCGACCACACGTGATCGAAGTGGCCGTGGGTGAGCAGGACCGCCTCGGGACGCAGGCCGTGCTCGTCCAGCATCTTCTTCAGGCCACTGGCGGCGTCCTGCCCGGGATCGATGACCACGCACCCCGCGTCCTTGGCCGGGGCGGCCACGTAGCAGTTCGCGGCGAGCGGACCGGCGGGGAAGGCGGCGATGAGCACGGCGGGGCTGTCCTCGATTCACTGTCTGCGTGTGCGGATCCCGCGGCCCGCGCGTCGATGGCGGCAAAATGGCGGCAAGGTCGCGTGGATGGGCGGGGAGACGGCGGCCCGGCGGCCGTGTCTCTCCCCTGAGGGTACCGAGGACGGGCGGACGGAGCGACCGGGTATCCGACCGGTGCGGAGCGCCGCCGTGAGCCGGTGGACCTCTGCCGGATCTCCGGGAGGTACCGCTTCATCACCATTCGATCACCGCGCGCCACTTGGCCCTTTGCCAAACGGCCCGACGATGCCATATTGGTCGTCGTCATATCGGCCAGCGTCCCTGAACGAGGTGTCCGGGACGGGCCGACATCCCGGCGCTGCGACCACTGCGTTCCACGCCCCCGGTCGACCCCGCTGAGATGCGATAACAGTAGTCAGACGACGTCGATATCCGACAGTGTGTACGGATATTGTGCATATGCATCGTCGTGTCAGTCCCCGTCGACCGGAGTGCACAACCGGACGCCGGGACCTTCAGGATGTAGGCTGCCGCGACAAACACGACCTGGCGCCGCCGCGTCAGGCACATCACAGCTGGAGGACACGGTGACCACGGACCCCTGGGGCCGCGTAGACGACGACGGCACGGTCTACGTGCGCACGAGCGAGGGCGAACGTGTCGTTGGTTCGTGGCAGGCCGGTGCGCCCGAGGAGGCCCTCGCGTTCTTCCGCCGCAAGTACGAGGCCCTGGTGACCGAGGTCGACCTGCTGGAGAACCGGCTCCGCACCACCGACCTCTCGGCGTCCCAGGCCCTGTCCAGCGTGGAGAAGCTGCGCACCGCCGTGCGGGAGGCCCACGCCGTCGGCGATCTCGACGCGCTGACGCGCAGGCTGGACGTGCTGACCGAGCGCGCTGAGGAGCGCAAGGTCGAGCAGAAGCACGCCCAGGAGGCGGCCCGCAACGAGGCGCGCGACATCAAGGAGCGCATCGTCGCCGAGGCGGAGCGCGTGGCCGCGGAGACCACGCACTGGAAGACCGGCGGCGAGCGGATGCGCCAGCTCATCGACGAGTGGAAGGCCGCGCCCCGCGCCGACCGCCCGACCGAGCAGGCGCTGTGGAAGCGCATGTCGGCGGCGCGCAACGCCTTCTCCAAGCGCCGCAAGGCCTACTTCGCCGGGCTGGACCAGCAGCGCGAGCAGATCCGCCAGGACAAGGAGCAGATCGTCGCCGAGGCCGAGGCGCTGGCCGACTCCACCGACTGGGGCCCCACGGCCGGGCGCTACCGCGACCTGATGCAGCAGTGGAAGTCCGCCGGCCGCGCCGACCGCGCCAGCGAGGACAAGCTGTGGGCACGGTTCAAGGCCGCCCAGGACACGTTCTTCCAGGCGCGCAACGCCGTCTTCGCCGAGCGCGACGCCGAGCTCCAAGTCAATGCCGAGGCCAAGGAGAAGATCCTCGAGGAGGCCCGCCAGGAGATCTCCACGATCTCCGACCCGCGCGAGGCCCGCGCCCGGCTCCGCGCCTTCCAGGAGGCCTGGGAGGAGACGGGGCCGCTGCCCCGCGACGCCCGCGACCGCCTGGAGGGGGCCTTCCGCAAGATCGAGGAGGGCGTCCGCAAGGCCGAGGAGAAGGAGTGGGACCGCACCAACCCCGAGGCTCGCGCCCGCGCCGAAGCCACCATCGCCCAGCTGCGCGACTCCATCGGTGAGCTGGAGACCAAGCTGGAGAAGGCCCGTGCCAGCGGCAACGACCGCAAGATCCGCGAGGTCGAGGACGCCCTGACGGCCCGCCGCTCCTGGCTGGCCGAGGCCGAGAAGACCCTGGAAGAGATGAGCTGAGCCGCCAGGCTCCGCGCGCTCCGCGCGGCCCGGTCCCGTCAGCGGGACCGGGCCGTGTCATGTCCGAATGCCCGCTCCGACCGCACCGCGGTGCCTTCGGATCGGGGGTGCGCGAGAGCGCGGAGCCGTCCCGAACCCGTGGCCCCTCAGGCGCTTGTGCCCCTCATCGCGGACGCGGACCCGTTCGTGCTCTCCCCGGTCATTGCGACGGTCAGCACGACGACGGCCTCCTCCAGCGCCTCCAGGCTGTGCTCGGCGGAGGGGAGGATGAGCAGGTCACCCGTGCGTCCCTCCCAGAAGTCGAGGTCGGCGGTGAGCCGTACCCGGCCGCTGAGGACGTACAGGGTCGCCTCCCCCGGGGTTTCGTGCCCGGACAGGGAGCTGCCGCGCATCAGCGCGACCAGGGTTTGCCGCAGGACGTGTTCATGGCCGCCGTAGAACGTCTCGGCGCTGCGTCCGGCCGATGACCGCGCCGCGGTGTCCAGGTGCTTCCGGGCCAGAGCGTCCAGTGAGAACTTCAACATATTCGGCAGTATCGCTGCCCAGGGGCGACCATATGCCCGACACGCCGCCACCGGTCGCGGTTGGTCCTGCGATCGTGCCACCCCGCCGACCTGGGACGGCGGCAGAACG contains:
- a CDS encoding SpoIIE family protein phosphatase, with protein sequence MIDYVNGTTGSTGGFAGSSAVPGVDPATLGDHVGMAFRHAPIAMLVADSGGHILEANEAFGALADRAPSSLRGRFWPELLAESDRGTGWDLHRAGMSAAGGGGSRILRLTVPGNEPLRMVVELRTLPEAASAAEPDTSNGTGAADPAEAVNAIPSARPSDADNGDGARRGPSCAAILFREPLPDEETLRILTELRTENSGAVLWTLDLRTGRLSELFGPSPLGRMLAGDARDLEDCLAQVHRDDIARVRDALEASHQGRDYEQRFRMFDQSGDEHALHARARFVDGDQPRLIGIIDDVTEHVQLVRRLADRRRIEAAQGRQVTELAAKLVSATTIDEVTGLLTEEFVPIFGGTTAHVMLVVDGVLRASPASIRKTDAIAMIDGRDAADTAYPMGAVVQDRQPRFFESRAEALERFPAAAEILHHTSAQSWATVPIFGDRRVALGVWQVAWNQPHHATPDERALMLTLAGLAGQALQRVSRQQAELELADAMQRRMLPPLIPGFDALDIAVRYLPARAGWRVCGDFYDVIQLPDSKVGLVVGDVQGHGVEAAAAMGQIRVAFRAYATNQGDPGTVLAETNRLLGETGEIVFATCGYLVLDLDSGEMQAAWAGQPPAVVGTSEAFELWEPETGPPVGVDADAKYPVSTRRLRPGESLLMCSDGLLESSEFTMDAGLQQVGTIVRDRHDQGVQSIATALTELVPAGRGDDIAILAIRMHGSGNEDAQRGAPQRY
- the aspS gene encoding aspartate--tRNA ligase — encoded protein: MIRTHDAGALRAEHADETVVLAGWVARRRDHGGVVFLDLREASGVVQVVVREDDLAHDLRAEYCIKVTGKVRVRPEGNENPDIPTGAIEVVANEIEVLSEAAPLPFPLDGSQDISEEARLHYRYLDIRRPERAAALRTRSTATYAVHDVMRKHGFVNIETPNLTRSTPEGARDFLVPVRLQPGHWYALPQSPQLFKQLLMVGGMERYYQIARCFRDEDFRADRQPEFTQIDIEMSFVDQDDVIQVGEELIARLWSEVLGYEVPLPLPRMPFLEAMDRFGSDKPDLRFGQELTELTEFFTHTPFRVFQAPYVGAVVMPGGATQTRKELDGWQEWAKARGAKGLAYVLVQEDGTLGGPVAKNLSEEERAGLVDAVGATSGDAVFFAAGERRPSQELLGAARLEIGHRLGLIDESQWSFLWIVDAPMFEEDGDSGWTSVHHPFTGPKPEWADTFHKDPGNALAYAYDMVCNGSEIGGGSIRIHRGEVQQRVFDVLGISKAEAEAKFGFLLEAFKFGPPPHGGIAFGWDRIIALLTHSESIRDVIAFPKTASGGDPLTGAPTPITVFQRREAGIDADPEAGKGEKAEKAEKPGTSA
- a CDS encoding MBL fold metallo-hydrolase, encoding MLIAAFPAGPLAANCYVAAPAKDAGCVVIDPGQDAASGLKKMLDEHGLRPEAVLLTHGHFDHVWSAAQVGAAYGVPVHIHSADRALLTDPGKGLDAALAAQLSGLLGDATPGEPDDLVELAGGETLEYAGLRIGVEHVPGHTPGSVAFALPGADDHPGVLFTGDLLFAGSIGRTDFPGGDHGEILHSLDQVCANHPEDTAVLPGHGPQTTIGRERATNPFLRDITGR
- a CDS encoding DUF349 domain-containing protein; this encodes MTTDPWGRVDDDGTVYVRTSEGERVVGSWQAGAPEEALAFFRRKYEALVTEVDLLENRLRTTDLSASQALSSVEKLRTAVREAHAVGDLDALTRRLDVLTERAEERKVEQKHAQEAARNEARDIKERIVAEAERVAAETTHWKTGGERMRQLIDEWKAAPRADRPTEQALWKRMSAARNAFSKRRKAYFAGLDQQREQIRQDKEQIVAEAEALADSTDWGPTAGRYRDLMQQWKSAGRADRASEDKLWARFKAAQDTFFQARNAVFAERDAELQVNAEAKEKILEEARQEISTISDPREARARLRAFQEAWEETGPLPRDARDRLEGAFRKIEEGVRKAEEKEWDRTNPEARARAEATIAQLRDSIGELETKLEKARASGNDRKIREVEDALTARRSWLAEAEKTLEEMS
- a CDS encoding cupin domain-containing protein, whose amino-acid sequence is MLKFSLDALARKHLDTAARSSAGRSAETFYGGHEHVLRQTLVALMRGSSLSGHETPGEATLYVLSGRVRLTADLDFWEGRTGDLLILPSAEHSLEALEEAVVVLTVAMTGESTNGSASAMRGTSA